CTTTTTCCGTAACACCGCCAGCCCTGGCGCCACCGCTCCCGCCTTTGACGCACCCTCCACCAATCCCTTCGGGATTACCGGTGTGGGCGCTTCTGCGACCCCGGCCTTCGCGGATGCCGACGGCGATGGCGATCTGGATCTCTTCATTGGCAACGGCAATATCCTTGACAATAACTCCGGCAACACACTCTTTTTCAGCAACACCGCCAGCCCTACAGCTCCCGTCAGCTCTACCACCGCTAACGGCACCTACGGCCCTGGCTCCATCATCACCCTCACCGTCCAGTTTTCCGAGGCCGTGCTCGTTACGGGAACTCCACTGCTGCAGCTGGAAACCGGTGCCATCGATCGCTTCGCGACTTACACCTCAGGCAGTGGCACCGACACCCTCACCTTCTCCTACACCGTTCAACCAGGAGACATCTCCGCCGATCTCGATCAGCTCTCCGCCAATGCCCTCTCCCTCAATGGCGGCACCATCCAGGATGCGGCCGGCAACAACGCCATCCTCACCCTCGCCCAACCGGGCACTGCCGGAAGCCTGGGGGCCAATGCTGATCTGGTGATTGACACCACGGCCCCTACAGGAAGCTTCTTCCAGGATCCGGCCTATGCCGCACCCTCCACCAATCCCTTCGGGATTTCCGATGTGGGCTCCTACGCCAGCCCGGCCCTCGCGGATGCCGACGGCGATGGCGATCTGGATCTCTTCATTGGCAATAGCGACGGCAACACACTCTTTTTCCGCAACACCGCCAACCCTGGCGCCACCGCTCCCGCCTTTGACGCACCCTCCACCAATCCCTTCGGGATCACCGATGTGGGCGCTTCTGCAACCCCGGCCTTCGCGGATGCCGACGCCGATGGCGATCTGGATCTCTTCATTGGCAATAAAGACGGCAACACACTCTTTTTCCGCAACACCGCCAGCCCTGGAGCCACCGCTCCCTCCTATGCCGCAGCCTCCACCAATCCCTTCGGGATCACCGATGTGGGCTACTTCGCCAAGCCGGCCTTCGCGGATGCCGACGGCGATGGCGATCTGGATCTCTTCATTGGCAATAAAGACGGCAACACTCTCTTTTTCCGCAACACCGCCAGCCCTGGAGCCACCGCTCCAGCCTTTGACGCACCCTCCACCAATCCCTTCGGGATCACCGATGTGGGCTACCAAGCCAGCCCGGCCTTCGCGGATGCCGACGGCGATGGCGATCTGGATCTCTTCATTCGCAATTCCTACGGCAACACTCTCTTTTTCCGTAACACCGCCAGCCCTGGCGCCACCGCTCCCGCCTTTGACGCACCCTCTACCAATCCCTTCGGGATAACCGCTGTGGGTTCCGCAGCCAGCCCGGCCCTCGCGGATGCCGACGGCGACGGCGATCTGGATCTCTTCATTGGCAATAAAGACGGCAACACTCTCTTTTTCCGCAACACCGCCAGCCCTGGCGCCACTGCGCTCATAGCTCCCGTCAACTCCACCACCCCTGACGGCACCTATGGCCCTGGCTCCATCATCACCCTCACCGTCCAGTTTTCAGAGGCCGTGCTCGTTACGGGAACTCCACTGCTGCAGCTGGAAACCGGTGCCATCGATCGCTTCGCGACTTACACCTCAGGCAGTGGCACCGACACCCTCACCTTCTCCTACACCGTTCAACCAGGAGACATCTCCGCCGATCTCGATCAGCTCTCCGCCAATGCCCTCACCCTCAATGGCGGCACCATCCAGGATGCAGCCGGCAACAACGCCATCCTCACCCTCGCCCAACCGGGCGCTCCTGGTTCCCTGGCCGCCAATGCAGACATTGAGGTGACCTGCTTCCTCCCTGGCACCCTCATCGCCACACCCGGCGGTGAACAGCCCATCGAAACCCTGCAGCCTGGCGATCTCATCTGCACTCCTGATGGGCCCCAGCCGGTGAAGTTCGTCTGCCGCACCACGCACCATCCGGTGATCCTGTGGAACCTCGATGCCTTGCCCATCTGCATCAAGGCCGGTGCCCTGGGAGATGGCCTCCCCCGCCGGGATCTCTACGTCAGCGGCGGCCATGCCCTGCTCCTCGATGGTCACCTCATCCATGCCTCGGCTCTGGTGAATGGCAGCACCATCCTCCAGACCCAGCCAGAAGATTGGGATGCCCATCGGCCGATCACCTACTACAACATCGAGCTCGAAAAGCATGAGCTGATCACCGCCGAGGGCCTGATGGTGGAATCGTTTTTCGACAGCTTCGAGCGCAGCGGCTGGGACAACTACCCCGCCTACCTCGCCCTCTACGGCAGCGAGCAACCCCTGGAAGAACTCCCCCTGCCCCGCGTCAAATTCAAACGCCAACTCTCCTCGGCCCTGCGCCAGACGCTGACGCTGCTGGAAGAGCAAGCCCAGCAGCACAAGCAACCTGTGGCGGCCTGCCCTTGAGCCGTGCCGAAGGGCTCAGACGGAGCGGTGCCGTTCTTCAGCATGGCCAATTTCTATGCCGAACGGCAACAGCCTCACACTGGACCAAAGGGGCCTGCCCCTTGATCTGTTGAGCCTCGATGCCGCCATCTCCTGGATCTCAGGCGCGAGCTGATAGCCCTGGCCCTGGAGGCCATGATGGCTCCTCGCATGACCATGGCCCTGCGATGAGCAACCGCCGCCAGCGCATTCACGAGCTGGTGCTCACACTGCTGGCCCAGCAGAAAGATCTCGAACTCCTCGCCGGCGAGGGCACTGCCCTACCCAGCGCTGACCCCGGCAACTGGATCGAGCGCAATCGGCGCGTGGTGCAGCGTTACCAGGCCCTGGTGCGCTCCGCCGTCACCCTCGATGCCCTGGTCGACCAGGAAGTGAACAGCGGGCTTCAGGCCCAGGACGTCGACTGAATCCATCCGCCATCGATCCGCACCGTGCGGGGCTGCACTTGAGCCGAAGCGCCGGCCATTTCTGACAAGCTGGCGCCACTTCCCACGGCTCCATGGCTCCCCTCGGACTCTCCGCCCTCAAGAGCCTGCTGCAGGAGCGGGGGGGCGCCGCCACGCGGCCGGCGAGCTGGTCGCGGCCCCTTGGCCTGGGCTGGGAGCAGCCCTACACGGTGCGCTACGCCAGCAACCTCGATGACGGCCCCAACCACGGCATGCCCCTGGGCGGCTTCGGGGCCGGCTGCTTCGGCCGTGCCCCCGACGGCAGCTTCAACCTCTGGCACCTCGACGGGGGGGAGCACTGGTTCGGCACCCTGCCGGACTGCCAGTTCGCCCTGTTCGAGAGCGACGGCAGCAGCAGCCGCGCCCATGCCCTCGCCGTGCAACCCGCTGCCGACGCCTCCCGCCCCGACGCCGGGCCACCCCTGAGCGCCTGGAGCTGGTACCCGGCCAGCACGGCCGAGCGGAGCACCGGCACCTACGCGGCCCGCTACCCCCTGAGCTGGACCCGCTACAGCGGTGTGTTCGCCGCCCGGGTGGGCTGCGAGGCCTTCAGCCCGATCCTGCCGGGCGACTACCAGCGCAGCAGCTACCCGGTGGCGGTGTTCCGCTGGAGTCTCAGCAATCCCACCCGCAAGCCCCTCGATCTCTCGCTGCTGCTGAGCTGGCGCAACACCTGCGGCTGGTTCACCAACACCGATCCCGCCGCCGCCGTGCACTTCCGCGACGACGGCAGCCCCGAGCACAACTACGTGCCGGCCATCGGCCGCAGCGAGGGCCAGCGCAACCGCTGGGTGGATGAGGGCCCGCTCAAGGGGGTGCTGCTGGAGGGGCCGATCTCCCAGCCGATCGCCGAGGGCCAGGGCCAGTGGTGCATCGCCACCGATGCGGGCCTGGAGGAACGCCACCCCGGGCTGCGCATCCGCCGCTGCAGCCGCTGGAACCCCGCCGGCGACGGCGCCGAGCTGTGGGAGCCCTTCGAGCGCGACGGCGCCATTCCTGAGAGCGACAACGACCGCCACAGCGGCAGCAACGACCCGGCCAGCGCCGCCCTGGCGGTGCAGCTGCGGCTGGAGCCTGGCGCCTCGATCGAGATTCCCCTGGTGATCAGCTGGGACCTGCCGGTGACCGCCTTCGCCAGCGGCACCCGGGCCCTGCGGCGCTACACCGACCACTTCGGCTCCAGCGGCACCAACGCCGCCGCCATCGCCGCGGAAGCCCTGCGCGACTGGCCCCGCTGGCAGCAGCAGATCGCGGCCTGGCAGCAGCCGGTGCTGGAGCGCGCCGACCTGCCGGAGCCGGTGCGGATGGCCCTGTTCAACGAGCTCTACGACCTGGCCTCCGGCGGCACCCTCTGGACCGCCGCCAGCCCCGACGACCCCGTGGGCCGCTTCGGTGTGCTGGAGTGCCTCGACTACGCCTGGTACGAGAGCCTCGATGTGCGGCTCTACGGCTCCTTCGCCCTGCTGCAGCTCTGGCCGGAGCTGGATAAGGCGGTGCTGCGCAGCTTCGCCCGGGCCATCCCCGCCGCCGATCCCACGCCGCGGCCGATCGGCTGGTATTTCACCCAGGGCAAGGGCCGGGTGGAGGCCCCGCGCAAGGTGGCCGGCGCCACCCCCCACGATCTGGGCGCCCCCAACGAGCGCCCCTGGGACGCCACCAACTACACCGCCTACCAGGACTGCAACCTCTGGAAGGACCTGGCCAGCGACTTCGTGCTGCAGGTGTGGCGCACCTTCCGCCTGGCCCCCACCGGCGAGGACCTGCGCTTCCTGGCCGACTGCTGGCCGGCGGCGGTGGAGGCCCTGCGCCACCTCAAGACGTTCGATGCCAACGGCGATGGCCTGCCCGACAACGGCGGCGCACCGGACCAGACCTTCGACGACTGGCCCCTGCAGGGGGTGAGCGCCTACTGCGGCGCCCTCTGGATCGCCGCCCTGGAGGCGGCGCTGGCCATGGGCCAGCGGCTGCAGCTGGAGCTGGGCCTGGACACCTCCAGCCAGCAGCGGGACTTCAGCAGCTGGCTGGAGCAGTCGCGCGCCAACTTCGACCGCCTGCTCTGGAACGGGGAGTACTACAACATCGATGCCGAGAGCGGCACGCCGGTGGTGATGGCCGACCAGCTCTGCGGCGATTTCTATGCCCGGCTGCTGGGGCTGCCGCCGGTGGTGGAAGAGGAGCGGGCCCGCAGTGCCCTGGGGGCGATCCGCCAGGCCTGCTTCGAGGGATTCCAGGGCGGGGCGCTGGGCGTGGCCAACGGCCTGCGCCGCGACGGCACCCCCCTGGATCCCAACGGCACCCACCCGTTGGAGGTGTGGACCGGCATCAACTTCGGCCTGGCCGCCTATTACCGGCTGATGGGGGAGACGGACACGGCCCTGGCGATCACCGGCGCCGTGGTGCAGCAGGTGTATGGGGGCGGCCTGCAGTTCCGCACTCCGGAGGCGATCACGGCCGTGAACACCTTCCGCGCCTGCCACTACCTGCGCGCCATGGCGATCTGGGCCCTCTGGGCCACCCACACCGGCTGGCAGCCGATCCCGGGCGCCGATCGGGAGGCCTTGGCATGAGCCGCCTGGTCGCCGTGCTGCTGGCCCTGCTGGTGGCCCTGGCCGGGGCAGCTCCGGCCCTGGCCCAGCTCCATGCCCACCCGGATGAGAACGGCACGCCCGTGGTGCGCAGCCTCGAGAGCCTGCGCGACCTCGACTACCAGAGCTGGCAGCTGGTGGCCTACCGGGAGGGTCCTCCGGGCGGCCCCCTGCGGCTGCGGGTGGTGGGCTATCCGGGCAAGGTGCGGCTCGACCATCCCACCGCCCTGCAGGTGCGGAGCGGGCGCGCCCGCTGGGAGCTGGCTGACCGCACCCTCGACAATCCCAAACTGGCGGCCGATGGCCGTGCCGCCGCCGCCGAGTTCGACCTGGCACCGCTGCTGGCCGATCTCCACCAGGACCGCCCCCTGCGGCTGCAGCTGCCCGGGGTGTTCGTGGAACTGCCGGTGCCCCCCTTCGTGGTGGCCGAGTGGCGCAGCCTTCCCGCCACCCCATGAGCACCGCTTCCCTGGGCCCCTGGCGTCCGTGGATGCTGCGGGCCCTGCAGCTGGCCAGCCTCGGCAGCGGCCGCACCAGCCCCAACCCGATGGTGGGCTGTGTGGTGCTGGATGCCGAGGGCCGGCTGGTGGGGGAGGGCTACCACAGCCGGGCCGGCGAGGCCCATGCCGAGGTGGGCGCCCTGCGCCAGGCGGGGGAGCGGGCCCGCGGCGGCACCGCCGTGGTGACGCTGGAGCCCTGCTGTCACCACGGCCGCACGCCGCCCTGCAGCGAGGCCCTGCTGGCGGCGGGCATCCGCCGGGTGGTGGTGGCCATGGCCGATCCCGACCCCCAGGTGGCCGGCGGCGGCCTCGCCCAGCTGCGCAGCGCCGGGGTGGAGGTGATCGAGGGGGTGGCGGCCGAGGAGGCCCGGGCCCTGAACCGCGCCTTCCTGCACCGGATCGCCCATCGGCGCCCCTTCGGCATCCTCAAGTGGGCCATGGGGGTGGATGGGCGCACGGCCCTGCCCAATGGAGCCAGCCAGTGGATCAGCGGCCCCGAGGCCAGGAGCTGGGTGCATGGCCTGCGGGGCCGGTGCGATGCCGTGATCGTGGGAGGGGGCACCGTGCGGGCCGACGACCCCCTGCTCACCTCGCGGGGCCGGCGCCAGCCCGAGCCGCTGCGGGTGGTGCTCAGCCGCAGCCTGGACCTGCCCGCAGAGGCGCGGCTCTGGGATACGGCCACGGCCCCCACCCTGGTGGCCCACGGCTACGAGGCCCCCGCCCGGCGGCGCTTCCAGCTGGATCGGCGCGGCATCGAACGGCTCGTGCTCCAGGCCTGCGAGCCCTGGGCCCTGATGCAGGAGCTGGCCCGGCGCGGCTGCAACCTGGTGCTCTGGGAGTGCGGCGCCGCCCTGGCCACCGCCGCCCTGCGCCAGGGCTGCGTGCAGGAGGTGGCCGCGGTGATCGCACCCAAACTGATGGGCGGCACCCTGGCCCGCACACCGCTGGGCGATCTGGGGTTGACTGGCATGCCGCAGGTTCCTGCCTGGCAGACCACCTGTCCCCAACAGCTCGGGGACGATCTGCTCTGGCAGCTGCACGCCCCCGAGCTTGATCGTCGATGGACTTCCCCACCGCTGCCGGCGCAGCGCTGCCCTTCGCCCTGAACATTCCGCTGCTGGGCCTGGCCCTGGCCATCGCCCTGTGGCTGCTGCTGGAAGTGGCTGGGCGGCGGTTCCGCAGCGGCTCGCTGACGCGGGCCCTGCTGCTGCGGAGCCGCCTGAGCATCGCCGCCACCCTGGCGCTGGGCTCGATCGCCTGGTGGCTGGCGGTGCTGGCCGACCCCCGGCTGCTCGATCTGCCCCGCGACGGCGCCGAAGTGCGCGATGTGGCCCTGGTGATCGGCCTGTTCTGGACCCTGCTGCGCTGGAAGGGGGAACTGCACGCCAAGGCGGAGGGCTATGCGGCCCAGCTGCTGCCGCGCATGGCGGCCAAGGACCGGCTCTTCCTGTTCGACGTGCTCGACAAGCTGCTCGGCACGCTGATCGGCGTGCTGATCGTGTTCCAGGTGCTGCAGCTGCTGGGGGTGTCCGCCTCGGTGCTGATCACCGCCGGCGGCTTCGGGGCCGCGGCCCTGGGCTTCGGCGCCCGCACGATCGTGGAGAACGGCCTCAGTGGCCTCAGCCTCTACATCAACCGGCCGTTCACGGTGGGGGAAACCATCAGCCTGCCGGGCCTCAGCCTGCTGGGCTCGGTGGAGCGGATCGGCTGGTTCTACACCCAGCTGCGCGATCCCGACCGACAACGCCTCTACGTGCCCAACGGCGTGTTCACAAGCCAGCCCGTGCAGAACGTGGCCGAGATCGACAACCGCCGCCTGATGATCCCCTTCAGCGTCAGCTACGACGACCTCGAGCGCATCCCCGCCATCAGCGAGGCCATTGAGCGGCGTGCGGTGGAGGTGGAGGGCCTCGATCCCGCCAAGGATCACCTCGTGCACTTCATGGGCTACGGGGCCTCGAGCCTGGATCTGCGCCTGATGTGCTTCGCCAGCAGCGGCGACATCAAGGCCGCCTGGGCCCTGCAGCACCGGCTGCTGCTGCTGATCGGGGAGGTGGTGGCGGAGCACGGGGCCAGCATGCCCTTCCCCACCCGCACGCTCATACCAGCTCCGGGTGCTCCGGATCTCCCTTGAACGGTCCCTGCAGCCAGGGCAGGATCCAGCCGCCGTAGAAGCCGCCGGGCTGGGGCGCCACCGGCGCTCCGTCCACCCAGCAGCCGTCCGTCTGGGACGGGTAGAGCGAGAGCCAGCCGGCCAGGGCCGCAAAGCCCGCTGTGGGCGCGGGGTAGCTCCACGCGGCCCGTCGCCGCCGGCGGCCATCGCCTGGCGACACCAGGTCCCAGTAGCTGGCCAGGCCCTTCCACTCGCAGAACGACCGCCCGTCCGCGGGCTGCAGCAGCTGCCGGTTCAGGGCCTCAGGGGGCAGGTACACCGTGGGGGGATGGAAGGTCTCCAGCACCCAGAGGCTCTCTTCGGTGGCGGCGAGCGTCTGTCCGAACACCTCCACCCGCACCGGCAGGCTGCAGCGCACCAGGGCCGGAGGGCGGGGATAGTCGGCCACCCGATCAGGCCGCCGGGAGCTGATGGTGTCCATGGCGCGGCGAAGCTCAGACCTGGATGAAGTGGCGCAGCCGCCTGGCCTCCTCTCCCGCCCGGCGCTGCAGTTCGGCATCGCTCAGCGACGACTCCTGCCGCTGCTGGGCCGCCAGCACATCGGCCTCCTCCACCGCATAGCCGCTGGTTCGGGCCAGGGCCAGGAAGTCGGCGAGCTCCAGGGGCTCCGCCAGCCGGGCGGCCA
This portion of the Cyanobium sp. NIES-981 genome encodes:
- a CDS encoding DUF3122 domain-containing protein, producing the protein MSRLVAVLLALLVALAGAAPALAQLHAHPDENGTPVVRSLESLRDLDYQSWQLVAYREGPPGGPLRLRVVGYPGKVRLDHPTALQVRSGRARWELADRTLDNPKLAADGRAAAAEFDLAPLLADLHQDRPLRLQLPGVFVELPVPPFVVAEWRSLPATP
- a CDS encoding Nif11-like leader peptide family RiPP precursor, coding for MSLEQLDAFLALARGREDLAARLAEPLELADFLALARTSGYAVEEADVLAAQQRQESSLSDAELQRRAGEEARRLRHFIQV
- a CDS encoding GH116 family glycosyl hydrolase, with translation MAPLGLSALKSLLQERGGAATRPASWSRPLGLGWEQPYTVRYASNLDDGPNHGMPLGGFGAGCFGRAPDGSFNLWHLDGGEHWFGTLPDCQFALFESDGSSSRAHALAVQPAADASRPDAGPPLSAWSWYPASTAERSTGTYAARYPLSWTRYSGVFAARVGCEAFSPILPGDYQRSSYPVAVFRWSLSNPTRKPLDLSLLLSWRNTCGWFTNTDPAAAVHFRDDGSPEHNYVPAIGRSEGQRNRWVDEGPLKGVLLEGPISQPIAEGQGQWCIATDAGLEERHPGLRIRRCSRWNPAGDGAELWEPFERDGAIPESDNDRHSGSNDPASAALAVQLRLEPGASIEIPLVISWDLPVTAFASGTRALRRYTDHFGSSGTNAAAIAAEALRDWPRWQQQIAAWQQPVLERADLPEPVRMALFNELYDLASGGTLWTAASPDDPVGRFGVLECLDYAWYESLDVRLYGSFALLQLWPELDKAVLRSFARAIPAADPTPRPIGWYFTQGKGRVEAPRKVAGATPHDLGAPNERPWDATNYTAYQDCNLWKDLASDFVLQVWRTFRLAPTGEDLRFLADCWPAAVEALRHLKTFDANGDGLPDNGGAPDQTFDDWPLQGVSAYCGALWIAALEAALAMGQRLQLELGLDTSSQQRDFSSWLEQSRANFDRLLWNGEYYNIDAESGTPVVMADQLCGDFYARLLGLPPVVEEERARSALGAIRQACFEGFQGGALGVANGLRRDGTPLDPNGTHPLEVWTGINFGLAAYYRLMGETDTALAITGAVVQQVYGGGLQFRTPEAITAVNTFRACHYLRAMAIWALWATHTGWQPIPGADREALA
- a CDS encoding DUF427 domain-containing protein gives rise to the protein MDTISSRRPDRVADYPRPPALVRCSLPVRVEVFGQTLAATEESLWVLETFHPPTVYLPPEALNRQLLQPADGRSFCEWKGLASYWDLVSPGDGRRRRRAAWSYPAPTAGFAALAGWLSLYPSQTDGCWVDGAPVAPQPGGFYGGWILPWLQGPFKGDPEHPELV
- a CDS encoding Hint domain-containing protein codes for the protein MTQLLLAGTSIAATSHLEMALQRVNNRLQAWASNTHAYNAHLLDVFGAQSSEATSTLQASLSGAGLGIRLEILDGSTLSGINAAYTSAAADGTERIYLNATWLQNATAVQIEAVLLEELGHAIDSRLNSGADTPGDEGEIFSARLRGTTPATTAFTEDDQQLINLNGQNLMLEAAADTTPPRGSFFQGAAFAAPSTNPFGITDVGRYASPALADADGDGDLDLFIGNSDGNTLFFRNTASPGATAPSYAAASTNPFGISDVGSYAKPAFADADGDGDLDLFIGNKDGNTLFFRNTASPGATAPSYAAASTNPFGMTDVGYFAKPAFADADGDGDLDLFIGNKDGNTLFFRNTASLGATAPAFDAPSTNPFGITDVGSFASPAFADADGDGDLDLFIGNSYGNTLFFRNTASPGATAPAFDAPSTNPFGITGVGASATPAFADADGDGDLDLFIGNGNILDNNSGNTLFFSNTASPTAPVSSTTANGTYGPGSIITLTVQFSEAVLVTGTPLLQLETGAIDRFATYTSGSGTDTLTFSYTVQPGDISADLDQLSANALSLNGGTIQDAAGNNAILTLAQPGTAGSLGANADLVIDTTAPTGSFFQDPAYAAPSTNPFGISDVGSYASPALADADGDGDLDLFIGNSDGNTLFFRNTANPGATAPAFDAPSTNPFGITDVGASATPAFADADADGDLDLFIGNKDGNTLFFRNTASPGATAPSYAAASTNPFGITDVGYFAKPAFADADGDGDLDLFIGNKDGNTLFFRNTASPGATAPAFDAPSTNPFGITDVGYQASPAFADADGDGDLDLFIRNSYGNTLFFRNTASPGATAPAFDAPSTNPFGITAVGSAASPALADADGDGDLDLFIGNKDGNTLFFRNTASPGATALIAPVNSTTPDGTYGPGSIITLTVQFSEAVLVTGTPLLQLETGAIDRFATYTSGSGTDTLTFSYTVQPGDISADLDQLSANALTLNGGTIQDAAGNNAILTLAQPGAPGSLAANADIEVTCFLPGTLIATPGGEQPIETLQPGDLICTPDGPQPVKFVCRTTHHPVILWNLDALPICIKAGALGDGLPRRDLYVSGGHALLLDGHLIHASALVNGSTILQTQPEDWDAHRPITYYNIELEKHELITAEGLMVESFFDSFERSGWDNYPAYLALYGSEQPLEELPLPRVKFKRQLSSALRQTLTLLEEQAQQHKQPVAACP
- the ribD gene encoding bifunctional diaminohydroxyphosphoribosylaminopyrimidine deaminase/5-amino-6-(5-phosphoribosylamino)uracil reductase RibD is translated as MSTASLGPWRPWMLRALQLASLGSGRTSPNPMVGCVVLDAEGRLVGEGYHSRAGEAHAEVGALRQAGERARGGTAVVTLEPCCHHGRTPPCSEALLAAGIRRVVVAMADPDPQVAGGGLAQLRSAGVEVIEGVAAEEARALNRAFLHRIAHRRPFGILKWAMGVDGRTALPNGASQWISGPEARSWVHGLRGRCDAVIVGGGTVRADDPLLTSRGRRQPEPLRVVLSRSLDLPAEARLWDTATAPTLVAHGYEAPARRRFQLDRRGIERLVLQACEPWALMQELARRGCNLVLWECGAALATAALRQGCVQEVAAVIAPKLMGGTLARTPLGDLGLTGMPQVPAWQTTCPQQLGDDLLWQLHAPELDRRWTSPPLPAQRCPSP
- a CDS encoding mechanosensitive ion channel family protein, which gives rise to MDFPTAAGAALPFALNIPLLGLALAIALWLLLEVAGRRFRSGSLTRALLLRSRLSIAATLALGSIAWWLAVLADPRLLDLPRDGAEVRDVALVIGLFWTLLRWKGELHAKAEGYAAQLLPRMAAKDRLFLFDVLDKLLGTLIGVLIVFQVLQLLGVSASVLITAGGFGAAALGFGARTIVENGLSGLSLYINRPFTVGETISLPGLSLLGSVERIGWFYTQLRDPDRQRLYVPNGVFTSQPVQNVAEIDNRRLMIPFSVSYDDLERIPAISEAIERRAVEVEGLDPAKDHLVHFMGYGASSLDLRLMCFASSGDIKAAWALQHRLLLLIGEVVAEHGASMPFPTRTLIPAPGAPDLP